From a single Loxodonta africana isolate mLoxAfr1 chromosome 9, mLoxAfr1.hap2, whole genome shotgun sequence genomic region:
- the SWI5 gene encoding DNA repair protein SWI5 homolog has translation MKAARAPSGSSHLGRDLIPPAPRVRAQLALQPFLTAITVFFLIFILDSPVLQTPSKRGPGTPGLRRTQPGLSKSCRGAFRSPRPSPKSGQANGASEDSQQLDIQKLKEKRDVLDKEISQLISEGYSVDELEDHISQLHEYNDIKDVGQMLLGKLAVIQGVTTKELYPEFDLDVND, from the exons ATGAAAGCAGCACGCGCACCCTCTGGCTCCTCCCACTTGGGGCGGGACTtgattccccccgccccccgggtGCGCGCGCAGCTGGCTTTGCAACCGTTTCTGACCGCCATCACGGTTTTCTTTTTGATCTTCATCCTGGACTCTCCTGTACTGCAGACCCCCTCGAAACGGGGGCCCGGGACCCCAGGGCTCAGGAG GACTCAACCCGGACTCTCCAAAAGTTGCCGCGGGGCCTTCCGATCCCCT CGGCCATCTCCCAAGTCTGGCCAGGCCAATGGGGCCAGTGAGGATTCTCAGCAGCTTGACATTCAGAAACTGAAGGAGAAGAGGGACGTGCTGGACAAGGAGATCTCTCAATTAATATCTGA AGGCTACAGTGTGGATGAACTGGAGGACCATATCTCCCAGCTCCACGAGTATAATGACATCAAAGATGTAGGCCAGATGCTGCTGGGAAAACTAG CTGTGATCCAAGGTGTCACCACCAAAGAGTTGTATCCAGAATTTGATCTTGATGTGAATGATTGA